A window of Bradyrhizobium sp. AZCC 1610 contains these coding sequences:
- a CDS encoding DUF1285 domain-containing protein, with amino-acid sequence MAKQGQTGTHGLEGLTVAAREAANATPAGKGLPPVHLWNPPFCGDLDMRIASDGTWFYMGTPIGRPALVRLFSTILKREDGKHFLVTPVEKVGIRVDDAPFLAVEMQNEAGDRGRLLRFRTNVDDWVPCDSAHRLRFEMAADGGLTPYLHVRADLWAKVTRALYYDLVDMGEERVVDGQPMFGIESGGEFFTMADAKQVRDAV; translated from the coding sequence ATGGCGAAGCAAGGGCAAACCGGCACTCATGGCCTCGAAGGACTAACTGTCGCTGCGAGGGAAGCCGCCAATGCTACCCCCGCCGGCAAGGGGCTGCCCCCGGTACATCTGTGGAATCCGCCGTTCTGCGGCGATCTCGACATGCGAATCGCCAGCGATGGTACGTGGTTCTACATGGGCACGCCGATCGGGCGGCCGGCGCTGGTGCGGCTGTTTTCGACCATTCTCAAGCGCGAGGACGGCAAGCACTTTCTCGTGACCCCGGTCGAGAAGGTCGGCATCCGCGTGGACGATGCGCCGTTCCTTGCGGTGGAGATGCAAAACGAGGCCGGCGATCGCGGCCGGCTGCTGCGCTTTCGCACCAACGTTGACGACTGGGTGCCATGCGATTCCGCCCATCGCCTGCGGTTCGAGATGGCCGCCGACGGCGGGCTGACGCCCTACCTTCACGTTCGCGCCGATCTGTGGGCGAAAGTGACCCGCGCGCTCTATTACGATCTGGTTGACATGGGGGAAGAGCGGGTGGTCGATGGTCAGCCGATGTTCGGCATCGAGTCTGGCGGCGAGTTCTTTACGATGGCGGACGCGAAGCAGGTGAGGGACGCGGTTTGA
- a CDS encoding AAA family ATPase, with protein MAGADGVEKLEDAIVRSAEQVAGQIRAAKEAISTVIFGQDRVIENTLVTILSGGHALLIGVPGLAKTKLVETLGITLGLDAKRIQFTPDLMPSDILGAEVLDESNTGKRSFRFISGPVFAQLLMADEINRASPRTQSALLQAMQEQHITVAGARHDLPKPFHVLATQNPLEQEGTYPLPEAQLDRFLMEIDVDYPDRDAERRILFETTGAEETLAKASMNAEILIAAQRLVRRLPVGDSVVEAILSLVRAARPSSEDGGDKLIAWGPGPRASQSLMLAVRARALLDGRLAPSIDDVLDLAEPILKHRMALTFSARAEGRTIPDVIRQLKTRIG; from the coding sequence ATGGCGGGTGCAGACGGTGTCGAGAAACTCGAGGACGCGATCGTCCGGTCGGCCGAGCAGGTGGCCGGCCAGATCCGCGCCGCGAAAGAAGCGATCTCCACCGTCATCTTCGGTCAGGACCGGGTGATCGAAAACACCCTGGTGACGATCCTGTCCGGCGGTCATGCGCTCCTGATCGGGGTTCCCGGCCTCGCCAAGACCAAGCTGGTCGAAACGCTGGGCATCACGCTTGGGTTGGACGCCAAGCGCATCCAGTTCACGCCGGACCTGATGCCCTCGGACATTCTGGGCGCCGAGGTGCTGGACGAGAGCAATACCGGCAAGCGGTCGTTCCGCTTCATCTCCGGACCGGTGTTCGCGCAGCTCCTGATGGCCGACGAGATCAACCGCGCCAGCCCGCGTACGCAATCGGCGCTGCTGCAAGCCATGCAGGAACAGCACATCACCGTTGCAGGCGCGCGGCATGATCTCCCCAAACCGTTCCACGTACTCGCCACGCAAAACCCGCTGGAGCAGGAAGGCACCTATCCGCTGCCCGAGGCGCAGCTCGACCGCTTCCTGATGGAGATCGACGTCGATTATCCCGATCGCGACGCCGAACGCCGTATCCTGTTCGAAACGACGGGCGCGGAAGAGACGCTCGCCAAGGCCTCGATGAACGCGGAAATCCTGATCGCGGCGCAGCGGCTGGTGCGGCGCCTGCCGGTCGGCGACAGCGTCGTCGAGGCGATCCTGTCGCTGGTGCGCGCCGCGCGTCCGAGTTCCGAAGACGGCGGCGACAAGCTGATCGCCTGGGGACCGGGCCCGCGCGCCAGCCAGTCGCTGATGCTGGCGGTCCGCGCCCGCGCGCTGCTCGACGGCCGCCTCGCGCCCTCGATCGACGACGTGCTCGATCTCGCCGAACCCATTCTCAAACACCGCATGGCGCTGACTTTCTCGGCGCGCGCGGAAGGCCGCACCATTCCCGACGTAATCAGACAATTGAAGACGCGGATCGGTTGA
- a CDS encoding DUF58 domain-containing protein — MAAETSHETREILAIRRADGESRTLAASLPRLVLEARRIAANVIHGLHGRRRAGAGESFWQYRRFVSGEPSQNVDWRRSARDDHLYVREQEWEAAHTVWLWPDRSPSMVFASKGARDSKLERGLIVTFALAELLVSGGERVGIPGLMNPTASRNVIDKMAQAMLHDDAVRASLPPSFVPSALAEIVVLSDLWSPMSEIRMMLAGLSASGAHGSLIQVVDPAEETFPYAGRVEFVEPEGFGVVTAGRAESWASDYVARVALHRDEIRSETNKLDWLFSTHTTSRSAAELLLFLHSGMMAAKGSARGSTVKAGRSA, encoded by the coding sequence ATGGCCGCAGAGACCAGCCACGAGACCAGGGAGATTTTAGCAATCCGACGTGCCGATGGCGAAAGCCGAACGCTCGCCGCTTCGCTCCCCCGTCTCGTGCTCGAAGCCCGCCGTATCGCTGCCAACGTCATCCATGGCCTGCATGGCAGACGCCGTGCCGGCGCCGGCGAGAGCTTTTGGCAGTATCGCCGCTTCGTCTCCGGCGAGCCGTCGCAGAATGTCGACTGGCGGCGTTCGGCGCGCGACGATCATCTCTATGTCCGCGAGCAGGAATGGGAGGCCGCCCATACGGTGTGGCTGTGGCCCGACCGTTCGCCGTCGATGGTGTTTGCTTCAAAGGGTGCGCGCGACAGCAAGCTTGAGCGCGGGCTGATCGTTACGTTTGCGCTCGCCGAACTCCTGGTCTCGGGCGGCGAACGCGTCGGCATTCCTGGCCTGATGAACCCGACCGCAAGCCGCAACGTGATCGACAAGATGGCACAGGCGATGCTGCACGACGATGCGGTGCGCGCGAGCCTGCCGCCGTCCTTTGTCCCGTCGGCGCTGGCCGAAATTGTCGTGCTGTCCGATTTGTGGTCGCCGATGAGCGAGATCAGGATGATGCTCGCAGGGCTTTCAGCCTCCGGCGCCCATGGTTCTCTGATCCAGGTCGTCGATCCCGCCGAAGAAACCTTTCCCTACGCCGGCCGGGTCGAATTCGTCGAGCCGGAAGGATTCGGCGTCGTTACCGCCGGCCGCGCCGAGAGCTGGGCCAGCGACTATGTGGCGCGCGTCGCACTGCATCGCGACGAGATCCGCAGCGAGACCAACAAGCTCGACTGGCTGTTCTCGACCCATACCACCAGCCGTTCCGCCGCCGAGCTCCTGCTGTTCCTGCATTCGGGCATGATGGCAGCCAAGGGAAGCGCGCGCGGCTCGACCGTCAAGGCGGGGCGTAGCGCATGA
- a CDS encoding DUF4159 domain-containing protein — MAGLPLTFAQPLLLLGLLSLPVLWWLLRVMPPRPRRIEFPPTRLLFDIRPREETPSRTPWWLTALRLAAAALVILAAAGPIWNPQTGVGGSNAPLVILLDDGWSAAASWDTRVKAADELIANADNDRRGIALVPLSDPARDITLMPAGTARVALRQIAPKPYSVDRVDTLGALDRFLKSTGDAEIAWLSDGVDTGRGAEFVENLGKTISDRKLTVFEGGAAPAQALVAAENAAAKMTVKVLRTTGGVAAGVVRALDAKGSPIGEARYAFGMQDRESEAAFDLPVELRNDISRLEISGERSAGAVQLLDKRWRRRAVGVVTGATSDTAQPLLASTFYLTRALSPFADIRLGDRGAAQQVIAQFLDQRLPMIVLADVGTLSPEIRERLNAWIDQGGVLVRFAGPRLAQADDDLVPVKLRRGGRILGGSLTWEKPQHLASFAADGPFAGLAVPKDVTVNRQVLAEPDAVLATKTWASLEDGTPLVTGEHRGRGIVSLFHIGADSRWSDLPMSGSFVEMLRRMVDMSGYTSKPGAGVASEATNVETVAPLRTLDGFGAFGPPPSTAKPMPADYRDRATSDHPPGFYGPADGPIAVNTLASADRIAPLDTSSLRAQRASYTNAEPRDLRGILLSSSLVLFLIDAIVVAILGAGLAALWRRRTAAATILLALILSAASIAPSPTRAQSNDEFAIKSVSQTRLAYVVTGNADVDSIVKAGMAGLTLFLAQRTALEAGDPVGVDPARDELAFFPLIYWPVVPGAPKPPQDAINRIDAYMKQGGTVVFDTRDAVEAPPGENGAAQTPGMRTLREILSSLDVPELEPVPREHVLTKTFYLLRDFPGRFNSGQTWVETLPREDDDDAASRPARGGDGVSPIIITSNDLAGAWAHRPDGQPMLPLTPGEPRQREFAFRSGVNIVMYTLTGNYKADQVHAPALIERLGQ; from the coding sequence ATCGCGGGGCTCCCCCTCACCTTTGCGCAACCGCTGCTCCTGCTGGGCCTGCTGAGCCTGCCGGTGCTGTGGTGGCTGCTGCGCGTCATGCCGCCGCGGCCGAGGCGGATCGAGTTTCCGCCGACGCGGCTCTTGTTCGACATCAGGCCCAGGGAAGAAACCCCGTCGCGGACCCCGTGGTGGCTGACGGCGTTGCGCCTCGCCGCCGCCGCACTGGTCATCCTTGCCGCCGCCGGCCCGATCTGGAATCCGCAGACCGGGGTCGGCGGCAGCAACGCGCCGTTGGTGATCCTGCTCGATGACGGCTGGAGCGCGGCTGCAAGCTGGGACACGCGGGTCAAGGCAGCGGACGAACTGATCGCCAACGCCGACAACGACCGCCGCGGCATTGCACTGGTTCCGCTCTCCGATCCTGCGCGCGACATCACGCTGATGCCGGCGGGCACCGCGCGGGTCGCGCTGCGTCAGATCGCGCCAAAGCCCTATTCGGTCGACCGCGTCGACACGCTTGGCGCGCTCGACCGCTTCCTGAAGAGCACCGGAGATGCCGAGATCGCGTGGCTGTCCGACGGCGTCGACACCGGGCGCGGCGCCGAATTTGTCGAAAATCTCGGCAAGACCATTAGCGATCGCAAGCTGACGGTGTTCGAGGGCGGCGCGGCCCCGGCGCAGGCGCTGGTCGCCGCTGAAAACGCCGCGGCGAAGATGACGGTCAAGGTGCTGCGTACCACCGGGGGCGTCGCAGCCGGTGTGGTTCGCGCGCTCGACGCCAAGGGCTCGCCGATCGGCGAGGCGCGCTACGCTTTTGGCATGCAGGATCGCGAGAGCGAAGCGGCGTTCGATCTGCCCGTCGAACTGCGCAACGACATTTCGCGGCTGGAAATATCGGGCGAACGATCGGCCGGCGCGGTGCAACTGCTCGACAAGCGATGGCGGCGGCGCGCCGTCGGCGTCGTCACCGGCGCCACCAGCGATACCGCCCAACCGCTATTGGCATCGACCTTCTACCTCACCCGCGCATTGTCGCCATTCGCCGACATTCGGCTGGGCGACCGCGGCGCGGCGCAACAGGTGATCGCGCAATTCCTCGATCAGCGGTTGCCGATGATCGTGCTCGCCGATGTCGGCACGCTGTCGCCGGAAATCCGCGAGCGGCTGAATGCATGGATCGATCAGGGCGGCGTGCTGGTACGTTTCGCCGGCCCGCGTCTGGCGCAGGCCGATGACGATTTGGTGCCGGTGAAACTGCGTCGCGGCGGCCGCATCCTCGGCGGCAGCCTGACCTGGGAAAAGCCGCAGCATCTGGCTTCCTTCGCCGCCGACGGTCCGTTCGCGGGACTTGCCGTGCCCAAGGACGTCACCGTGAACCGGCAGGTGCTGGCCGAGCCGGATGCGGTGCTCGCAACCAAGACCTGGGCGTCGCTGGAAGACGGCACGCCGCTGGTGACCGGCGAGCATCGCGGCAGGGGCATTGTCAGCCTGTTCCATATCGGCGCCGACTCGCGCTGGTCGGACCTGCCGATGTCCGGCAGCTTCGTCGAGATGCTGCGGCGGATGGTCGACATGTCCGGCTACACCTCGAAGCCCGGCGCGGGCGTTGCAAGCGAAGCGACCAATGTCGAGACCGTGGCGCCGCTGCGCACCCTCGACGGTTTCGGCGCATTTGGACCGCCGCCCTCGACCGCCAAGCCGATGCCGGCGGATTATCGCGACCGCGCCACGTCAGATCATCCGCCAGGCTTCTACGGCCCGGCCGACGGCCCGATCGCGGTCAACACGCTGGCCTCGGCCGATCGCATCGCGCCGCTCGATACATCCTCCTTGCGCGCACAGCGCGCCAGCTACACCAATGCCGAACCGCGCGATTTGCGCGGCATTCTGCTGTCGTCGTCGCTGGTGCTGTTCCTGATCGACGCGATCGTGGTTGCGATCCTGGGCGCGGGCCTTGCCGCGTTGTGGCGGCGGCGCACGGCGGCTGCCACCATTCTGTTAGCCCTGATCCTGTCCGCGGCCTCGATCGCGCCTTCGCCGACGCGCGCCCAGAGCAACGACGAGTTCGCCATCAAGTCGGTGTCGCAGACGCGCCTTGCCTATGTCGTCACCGGAAATGCCGACGTCGATTCCATCGTCAAGGCCGGCATGGCCGGACTGACGCTGTTCCTGGCGCAGCGCACGGCGCTGGAGGCCGGCGATCCCGTCGGCGTCGATCCCGCGCGCGACGAACTGGCGTTCTTTCCGCTGATCTACTGGCCGGTGGTGCCGGGCGCGCCGAAGCCGCCGCAGGATGCCATCAACCGCATCGACGCTTACATGAAACAGGGCGGCACGGTTGTGTTCGATACGCGCGATGCCGTCGAGGCGCCGCCGGGCGAGAACGGCGCGGCGCAGACGCCGGGCATGCGCACCTTGCGCGAAATTCTCTCCTCGCTCGACGTGCCTGAACTGGAGCCGGTGCCGCGCGAGCACGTGCTGACCAAGACGTTTTACCTGCTGCGCGATTTCCCCGGCCGCTTCAACTCGGGCCAGACCTGGGTCGAGACCCTGCCGCGCGAGGATGACGACGACGCAGCCTCGCGCCCGGCGCGCGGCGGCGACGGCGTCTCGCCCATCATCATCACCTCGAACGATCTGGCCGGCGCCTGGGCGCACCGCCCGGACGGCCAGCCGATGCTGCCGCTGACACCCGGCGAGCCACGCCAGCGCGAATTCGCGTTCCGCTCCGGCGTCAACATCGTGATGTACACCCTGACCGGCAACTACAAGGCCGATCAGGTCCACGCACCCGCTCTGATCGAGCGGTTGGGGCAGTAG
- the zigA gene encoding zinc metallochaperone GTPase ZigA, translated as MRKLPVTVLSGFLGAGKTTLLNHVLNNRHGLKVAVIVNDMSEVNIDADLVRDGGANLSRTDEKLVEMTNGCICCTLRDDLLKEVRALAESERFDYLLIESTGISEPLPVAATFDFRTEEGDSLSDVAILDTMVTVVDAVNLLRDYSSADFIRDRGESLGTDDKRTMVDLLVEQIEFADVIVLNKVNDASPSQLDAARKIIRALNPAADIVETDFAKAPFERILDTGRFDFARAQQHPLWFKELYGFGDHTPETEQYGVGSFVYRARRPFEPTKFHQFLRESWAGVIRAKGHFWIATRPQWLGELSQAGAIVRTEGLGFWWANVPADRWPDDPFWRKSLKKNWNELYGDRRQEIVFIGTGMDEEAIKARLDACLVSGKPGMHVKEWATLADPFPRWLRADEAA; from the coding sequence ATGCGCAAACTCCCCGTCACCGTCTTGTCCGGCTTCCTCGGGGCTGGGAAGACAACTTTGCTAAACCATGTGCTGAACAACCGTCACGGCCTGAAGGTTGCGGTGATTGTGAACGACATGAGCGAGGTCAACATCGACGCCGACCTGGTCCGCGATGGCGGTGCGAACCTCTCGCGGACTGACGAGAAGCTGGTCGAGATGACCAACGGCTGCATCTGCTGCACGCTGCGCGACGATTTGTTGAAAGAGGTGCGCGCACTCGCCGAGAGCGAGCGGTTCGATTATCTCCTGATTGAATCGACCGGCATTTCGGAGCCGCTTCCCGTTGCCGCGACATTCGATTTTCGCACCGAAGAGGGCGACAGTCTTTCCGACGTGGCAATACTCGACACCATGGTGACAGTGGTCGATGCCGTAAACCTGCTGCGGGACTATTCCTCAGCCGACTTCATCAGAGATCGCGGTGAGTCCCTTGGCACCGACGACAAGCGGACGATGGTGGATCTGCTGGTGGAACAGATCGAGTTCGCCGACGTCATCGTGCTGAACAAGGTCAACGATGCGTCCCCCAGCCAACTGGACGCGGCGCGCAAGATCATCCGCGCGCTCAACCCCGCCGCCGATATCGTGGAGACTGATTTCGCCAAAGCGCCCTTCGAGCGCATCCTCGACACCGGCCGCTTCGACTTCGCGCGGGCCCAGCAGCATCCGCTCTGGTTCAAGGAACTGTATGGCTTCGGCGATCACACGCCGGAGACCGAACAGTACGGTGTCGGCAGCTTCGTCTACCGTGCGCGTCGGCCATTCGAGCCCACAAAATTCCATCAGTTCCTGCGAGAAAGCTGGGCCGGAGTGATACGGGCGAAGGGACATTTCTGGATCGCTACGCGTCCACAATGGCTCGGTGAGTTGAGTCAGGCAGGTGCGATCGTCCGCACTGAAGGTCTCGGGTTCTGGTGGGCCAACGTGCCCGCTGACCGATGGCCCGACGATCCATTCTGGCGGAAATCGCTGAAGAAGAACTGGAACGAACTCTACGGCGATCGCCGACAGGAGATCGTCTTCATCGGCACCGGCATGGACGAGGAAGCGATCAAGGCGCGCCTCGACGCATGCCTCGTCTCGGGCAAACCGGGAATGCACGTCAAGGAATGGGCGACGCTGGCCGATCCGTTCCCGAGATGGCTGCGTGCCGACGAGGCAGCATAA
- a CDS encoding DUF2946 family protein: MKWFRSNIKTGSRLALFALAIQFALSFGHFHAAAAQTPRPGLTVTHAALDAAGELQQQQPSDHDTDQHTAHACVICAVNSLADNFLFAASPLLELPQAIEFLHLATDAEFAHLGSLHPAFQSRAPPAA; encoded by the coding sequence ATGAAGTGGTTTCGGTCGAACATCAAAACTGGCTCGCGGCTGGCGCTGTTCGCGCTCGCCATCCAGTTTGCGCTGTCGTTCGGGCATTTCCACGCGGCTGCCGCGCAGACGCCACGACCCGGCCTGACGGTCACCCACGCCGCGCTTGATGCGGCCGGCGAACTACAGCAGCAACAGCCTTCCGATCACGATACCGATCAGCATACGGCGCATGCCTGCGTCATCTGCGCCGTCAACTCGCTGGCCGACAATTTCCTGTTTGCCGCATCGCCCTTGCTGGAGCTACCGCAGGCGATCGAGTTTCTCCACCTGGCCACCGATGCCGAGTTCGCGCATCTCGGCTCGCTCCATCCCGCGTTCCAGTCCCGCGCGCCTCCCGCCGCCTGA
- a CDS encoding TonB-dependent receptor, with translation MTFKKKRAFYFGGASWLLLCAVGNQAMAQGAAATSSSTQLPEITVTAPSPIVRRQPVPVRTPARVTRAAPGQNRERAAEPQAAPVAAAAPQQGVLPVVTDQFATVTVVPNEEIRRQGTAQLGDLLFSKPGITGSTFAPGAASRPIIRGLDVNRVGILENGTNAGGASDLGEDHFVPVDPLATNQVEVIRGPAAMRYGSTSIGGVVSATNNRIPDALPSCAAAPFQTYGLPAKAPLASVGSPSCVTVETRTAVNSVDRGVDGGILIDAGGGNFAFHADAYGRKASDYSIPSYPYLFDQTRPVNGRQPNSAMQAAGASIGGSYIFHGGFIGAAVTQNDTLYHIPGIEPSDHQSRIDARQTKFTAKGEYRPDAAAIDAIRFWAGATDYKHNEIALADPADFSSLGVRQTFTNKEQEGRLEVQMAPFNARFAAVTTAFGLQAGHQELTAPSPDDPTSPLNGLFNPNKNNRVAGYVFNELKFTETTKAQIAGRVEHVNLSGTTPAFIPELFDLNANPGDIGPPTARNLSFTPKSASVGLIQNLPGELVASITAQYVERAPKPAELFSRGPHEATVTFDIGNPNLSMETAKSIEIGLRRATGPFRFEATAYYTKFNGFIYRRLTGNTCEDVACVAPADPAFPLELNQAIYSQRDATFRGGEFQSQLDIGPLNGGIWGVENQFDVVRATFDDGTNVPRIPPVRVGGGLFWRDANWLTRINLLHAFAQNDIAPVGETPTAGYNLLKAEVSYRTKLDPSWFGAREMLVGLVGNNLLNENIRNSASFNKDEVLLPGIGVRAFANLKF, from the coding sequence ATGACATTCAAGAAGAAACGAGCGTTCTATTTCGGTGGAGCAAGCTGGTTATTGCTATGTGCGGTGGGCAATCAAGCAATGGCCCAGGGCGCAGCGGCGACGTCCTCCTCGACGCAACTGCCTGAAATCACCGTGACGGCGCCAAGCCCGATCGTGCGGCGACAGCCGGTACCCGTGCGGACACCGGCGCGCGTCACCCGTGCTGCGCCAGGCCAAAACCGCGAACGCGCGGCAGAACCGCAAGCTGCGCCTGTCGCCGCCGCCGCGCCCCAACAGGGCGTGCTGCCTGTCGTGACCGACCAGTTCGCGACGGTTACCGTCGTGCCCAACGAGGAGATCCGCCGCCAAGGCACCGCCCAGCTTGGCGATCTCCTGTTCTCGAAGCCCGGCATTACCGGCTCAACCTTCGCGCCCGGTGCCGCGAGCCGGCCGATCATCCGCGGCCTCGACGTCAATCGCGTCGGCATCCTCGAGAACGGCACCAACGCTGGCGGCGCCTCCGATCTCGGCGAAGACCATTTCGTGCCGGTCGATCCACTGGCGACAAACCAGGTCGAAGTCATCCGTGGTCCGGCGGCGATGCGCTACGGGTCGACATCGATCGGCGGCGTCGTCAGCGCAACCAACAATCGCATCCCGGACGCCCTGCCTTCATGCGCGGCCGCACCGTTCCAGACCTACGGACTGCCGGCGAAAGCGCCGCTCGCAAGCGTGGGATCGCCTTCGTGCGTCACGGTCGAAACCCGAACGGCCGTCAATTCCGTCGACCGCGGTGTCGATGGCGGCATCCTGATCGATGCCGGCGGTGGCAATTTCGCGTTCCATGCCGACGCCTATGGCCGCAAGGCCAGCGATTACAGCATTCCGAGCTATCCGTATTTGTTCGACCAGACCCGCCCGGTCAACGGCCGGCAGCCGAATTCGGCGATGCAGGCGGCGGGTGCGTCGATCGGCGGCTCTTACATCTTCCATGGCGGCTTTATCGGCGCCGCGGTCACGCAGAACGATACGCTGTACCACATTCCCGGAATTGAGCCCTCCGATCACCAATCCCGGATCGACGCGCGCCAGACCAAATTCACCGCCAAGGGCGAATACCGACCGGATGCGGCGGCGATCGACGCCATCAGGTTCTGGGCGGGCGCCACCGATTACAAGCACAACGAGATCGCGCTCGCCGATCCCGCCGACTTCTCGTCCCTCGGCGTGCGGCAGACCTTTACCAACAAGGAGCAGGAAGGACGCCTGGAGGTGCAGATGGCGCCGTTCAACGCGCGCTTTGCCGCCGTCACGACCGCCTTCGGCCTGCAGGCCGGGCATCAGGAGCTAACGGCGCCGAGCCCGGACGATCCAACCAGCCCGCTCAACGGGTTGTTTAATCCTAACAAGAACAACAGGGTCGCCGGCTACGTCTTCAACGAACTCAAATTCACTGAGACCACCAAGGCGCAGATCGCCGGCCGGGTCGAGCATGTCAACCTCAGCGGAACGACGCCGGCATTCATTCCGGAGCTGTTCGACCTCAATGCCAATCCCGGCGATATCGGTCCGCCGACAGCCCGCAATCTCAGCTTCACGCCGAAGAGCGCGAGCGTCGGCTTGATCCAGAACCTTCCAGGCGAACTGGTTGCGAGTATCACCGCTCAATACGTCGAGCGCGCGCCCAAACCGGCGGAATTGTTTTCGCGCGGACCGCACGAAGCAACTGTTACCTTCGACATCGGCAATCCCAATCTGAGCATGGAGACCGCCAAGTCGATCGAGATCGGACTAAGACGGGCGACCGGCCCCTTCAGGTTCGAGGCGACGGCTTACTATACCAAGTTCAATGGCTTCATTTACCGTCGTCTCACCGGCAACACCTGCGAGGATGTCGCCTGTGTCGCGCCCGCCGATCCGGCTTTTCCGCTTGAGCTGAACCAGGCGATCTATTCGCAACGCGACGCCACCTTCCGCGGCGGCGAGTTTCAGAGCCAGTTGGACATCGGGCCGCTCAACGGCGGCATCTGGGGTGTCGAGAACCAGTTCGACGTCGTGCGCGCGACCTTTGACGATGGCACCAATGTTCCGCGAATTCCGCCGGTGCGAGTCGGCGGCGGCCTGTTCTGGCGCGATGCCAATTGGCTGACGCGGATCAACCTGCTGCACGCCTTCGCTCAGAACGACATCGCCCCGGTCGGCGAGACGCCGACCGCAGGATACAACCTGTTGAAGGCGGAGGTCAGCTACAGGACGAAGCTCGATCCTTCCTGGTTCGGCGCACGCGAGATGTTGGTCGGCCTCGTCGGCAACAACCTGTTGAACGAAAACATCCGCAATTCGGCGTCCTTCAACAAGGACGAGGTCTTGCTGCCGGGCATTGGCGTGCGGGCGTTTGCGAATCTGAAGTTCTAG